One window of the Microvirga mediterraneensis genome contains the following:
- a CDS encoding iron chelate uptake ABC transporter family permease subunit — translation MTLNAKGRWDFILAFRGAKVLSMILVAYAIAVSTVLFQTVGHNRILTPSIMGFDALYGLIQTSLIFTLGSAGLGALDPRLLFGVEVAAMVAFSSLLYRWLFSGNSRSLHLLLLVGIVFGVLFRSLSGFMQRIIDPNEFVVLQDRLFANFNSVDGDLLAVSTAAVVAVSVVGWRLMHAYDVLALGREAAINLGIDHRSIVTIVLMLVAILISVSTALVGPVTFFGLLVANLAYQIAGSHKHRFVLPVASLLAIICIVGGQLVLERIFAFDTALSIVIEFVGGIVFLALLIRGTAR, via the coding sequence ATGACGCTGAACGCCAAGGGGCGCTGGGACTTCATCCTCGCCTTTCGCGGCGCGAAGGTTCTGTCCATGATCCTGGTCGCCTACGCCATCGCGGTGTCGACCGTGCTGTTCCAGACGGTGGGCCACAACCGGATCCTGACGCCCTCGATCATGGGGTTCGATGCTCTCTACGGCCTCATTCAGACCAGCCTGATCTTCACCCTCGGATCCGCCGGATTGGGCGCCTTGGATCCGCGCCTGCTGTTCGGGGTCGAGGTCGCCGCCATGGTGGCGTTCTCCAGCCTCCTCTATCGCTGGCTCTTCTCCGGCAACAGCCGCAGCCTTCACCTGCTGCTCCTCGTCGGCATCGTCTTCGGCGTGCTGTTCCGAAGCCTGTCCGGCTTCATGCAGCGGATCATCGATCCCAACGAATTCGTCGTGCTGCAGGACCGCCTGTTCGCAAATTTCAACAGTGTCGATGGCGACCTGCTGGCCGTCTCGACCGCAGCGGTCGTCGCCGTGTCGGTCGTAGGGTGGCGGCTGATGCATGCCTATGACGTGCTGGCCCTGGGCCGCGAGGCGGCGATCAACCTCGGGATCGACCACCGGAGCATCGTAACGATCGTTCTCATGCTGGTCGCCATCCTGATCTCGGTCTCCACCGCCCTGGTCGGACCCGTGACCTTTTTCGGATTGCTGGTCGCCAACCTCGCCTACCAGATCGCCGGGTCCCACAAGCACCGCTTCGTCCTGCCCGTCGCGAGCCTGCTGGCGATCATCTGCATCGTCGGCGGACAGCTCGTGCTCGAGCGGATCTTCGCCTTCGACACCGCGCTCAGCATCGTCATCGAATTCGTGGGCGGGATCGTCTTCCTTGCCCTTCTGATCAGAGGAACGGCCCGTTGA
- a CDS encoding iron chelate uptake ABC transporter family permease subunit: MKSLSLALAAVTALALISLLIGASDLSLAGLLSPQDGSQATRILVVSRIPRTVALILAGMAMAVAGLIMQMLTQNRFVEPSTAGTVESAGLGLLTVTLFTPDLPVIGKMLAAAGFALAGTALFLRILRLVPLRSALTVPLVGIMLGGIISAITTFFAYRFDLMQSLNAWTTGDFSGVLRGRYELLWMTFGLALLAYLAADRLTLAGMGRDFATNLGLRYRSIVSFGLVIVSMVTATVVVTVGMMPFLGLIVPNVVGMMIGDNMRRALPWVAAMGAGLVLVCDVVGRVVYYPYEIPIGTIMGIIGGALFLVLLLKGRGRLA; the protein is encoded by the coding sequence GTGAAATCACTCTCCCTTGCCCTGGCGGCCGTGACGGCCCTGGCTCTGATCAGCCTGCTGATCGGAGCGAGCGACCTATCGTTGGCTGGCCTCCTTTCCCCACAGGATGGCAGCCAAGCCACCCGGATTCTCGTGGTGTCCCGGATTCCCAGGACCGTCGCGCTCATCCTCGCGGGCATGGCCATGGCGGTGGCCGGGCTGATCATGCAGATGCTGACCCAGAACCGCTTCGTCGAGCCGTCCACGGCCGGAACGGTCGAGTCGGCGGGCCTCGGCCTCCTGACCGTGACGCTCTTCACCCCCGACCTGCCCGTTATCGGCAAGATGCTGGCGGCGGCCGGTTTCGCCCTGGCTGGCACGGCCCTGTTCCTGCGCATTCTTCGCCTCGTCCCCCTGCGATCCGCCCTGACGGTGCCGCTGGTCGGAATCATGCTGGGCGGCATCATCAGCGCGATCACCACGTTCTTCGCCTATCGCTTCGACCTGATGCAGTCCCTGAACGCCTGGACGACCGGGGACTTTTCCGGAGTCCTTCGCGGCCGCTACGAACTGTTGTGGATGACTTTCGGTCTGGCTCTTCTCGCCTATCTGGCCGCCGACAGGCTCACGCTGGCCGGGATGGGGCGGGACTTCGCAACCAATCTGGGCCTGCGATACCGGAGCATCGTGTCCTTCGGCCTCGTCATCGTGTCCATGGTGACGGCGACCGTCGTCGTCACGGTCGGCATGATGCCGTTCCTCGGCCTGATCGTGCCGAACGTGGTCGGCATGATGATCGGCGACAACATGCGCCGCGCCCTGCCCTGGGTCGCCGCGATGGGCGCGGGCCTCGTGCTGGTCTGCGACGTGGTCGGACGGGTGGTGTACTATCCCTACGAGATCCCCATCGGGACGATCATGGGGATCATCGGCGGCGCCCTCTTCCTGGTTCTTCTGTTGAAGGGGCGCGGGCGCCTTGCGTAA
- a CDS encoding siderophore ABC transporter substrate-binding protein: MMTFAARCPLAALLAGALALGSLTGSAQAQDLTIQHAKGETTVPRKPRKVLAFDMASLDTLNALGVEVSGVPTARFPEYLAKYGSDQYEKVGTLFEPDYEAVNAAEPDLIVVGGRSSAKYADLAKIAPTIDLTVDPKDFMSGVKRNVRILGKIFDKEAEAETQLTKLETSMADLRRNAAKAGSGLLVLTTGGKMSAYGPGSRFGILHDEFGLAPAVEGLATTSHGQAVSAEFILKTNPDWLFVIDRDVVVGRDGGAAKKVLDNELVAQTSAWKQNQVVYLDPVDWYLVGGGLTALQASVDQIAKAVTKK, from the coding sequence ATGATGACCTTCGCGGCCCGCTGCCCGCTCGCAGCTCTTCTTGCCGGAGCCCTGGCACTCGGCTCCTTGACGGGCAGCGCACAGGCGCAGGATCTGACGATCCAGCATGCCAAGGGCGAGACGACCGTCCCCCGGAAGCCCAGGAAGGTTCTGGCTTTCGACATGGCCTCGCTCGATACGCTGAATGCTCTGGGCGTCGAGGTTTCCGGCGTGCCGACGGCCCGGTTCCCGGAATATCTGGCAAAGTATGGTTCGGACCAATACGAGAAGGTCGGCACCCTGTTCGAGCCCGATTACGAGGCCGTCAACGCGGCCGAACCTGATCTCATCGTCGTGGGTGGCCGCTCCAGCGCCAAATATGCCGATCTGGCGAAGATCGCCCCGACCATCGACCTCACGGTCGATCCGAAGGACTTCATGAGCGGCGTGAAGCGCAACGTTCGGATTCTCGGCAAAATTTTCGACAAGGAAGCAGAGGCCGAGACACAGCTGACCAAGCTCGAGACATCCATGGCCGATCTGCGCCGGAATGCAGCCAAGGCCGGCAGCGGACTCCTGGTCCTCACGACAGGGGGCAAGATGAGTGCCTATGGGCCCGGCTCGCGCTTCGGGATCCTCCACGACGAATTCGGGCTCGCGCCCGCCGTCGAGGGCTTGGCCACGACCAGCCACGGACAGGCCGTGTCGGCGGAGTTCATCCTCAAGACCAATCCGGACTGGCTGTTCGTGATCGACAGGGACGTGGTGGTCGGCCGGGATGGTGGCGCAGCCAAGAAGGTGCTGGACAACGAACTCGTGGCCCAGACCTCGGCCTGGAAGCAGAACCAAGTCGTCTATCTCGACCCCGTCGATTGGTACCTTGTGGGGGGCGGGCTGACCGCTCTTCAAGCCAGCGTCGACCAGATCGCCAAGGCGGTGACGAAGAAGTAA
- a CDS encoding TonB-dependent receptor domain-containing protein, with the protein MLFAFTSLSTTLLLSPGVALAQAVDAGPASGHDDVINLDQVVVTAAGFEQTVKNAPASISVITREELERGSFRDLTDALREVQGVAVTGVANEKDIFIRGLPGTYTLILVDGKRQSTRDARTNGNAGFEQSFIPPVTAIDRIEVVRGPMSSLYGSDAMGGVINIITRKVSDRWTTSITADGTLQQREYFGNSAQGSFYTSGPLIHRMLGLQLWGRGFGRGEDDFLSGITGAREGNIGGRLTFTPTENHDIMLESGFTRIRRDASKWGTLESTASDTYNHNDRKYWSLTHEGRWGPTTSTLSIMQEWAERRSYTENPRTLAFDKNPRSPEIRNTIVDGKFTTPFDFFGSHTLVTGGQWSNASLNDQNPGRRTRIDETFTINQWALFAEDEWRLTGTFSLTNGLRMDHHEIYGAHYSPRSYAVWHATENLTLKGGVSTGFRAPEVRQIAPGYAYTTGGAGCSYGPNGTCGVILADPNLQAETSTSYEIAALWDNLDGFTASATYFYTDFRDKISNALVLDDAGNPVRWSEDPNYRLWYNYNIDDAIIQGVELAASWRATEAISIRGSYTLTDSEQRTGDFAGFPLARTPRHMANARLDWNTPIAGLSTWTQVNYHGAEIVGGARIGTNGTPVIINGTAGRRYDAYATMDMGLTYNFTEKLAMNAAIYNVFDKEIEPTDYNTVVEGRRLWIGMSATF; encoded by the coding sequence ATGCTTTTCGCCTTTACGAGCCTGTCGACAACTCTTCTTCTCAGCCCCGGAGTTGCCTTGGCGCAGGCCGTCGATGCCGGCCCGGCATCCGGTCACGATGACGTGATCAACCTGGATCAGGTCGTCGTGACGGCCGCAGGCTTCGAACAGACCGTCAAGAATGCGCCTGCGAGCATCTCCGTCATCACGCGGGAGGAACTGGAGAGAGGTTCGTTCCGTGATCTGACGGATGCCTTGAGGGAGGTCCAGGGCGTTGCCGTTACCGGTGTCGCCAACGAGAAGGACATCTTCATCCGTGGCCTTCCAGGCACCTACACGCTGATCCTCGTCGACGGGAAGCGGCAGAGCACCCGGGATGCACGCACCAACGGCAATGCCGGTTTCGAACAGAGCTTCATTCCTCCGGTCACGGCCATCGACCGCATCGAGGTCGTGCGCGGCCCCATGTCTTCCCTTTATGGCTCCGACGCCATGGGCGGCGTCATCAACATCATCACACGCAAGGTTTCCGACCGCTGGACGACCTCCATCACGGCGGACGGTACGCTCCAGCAGCGCGAGTATTTCGGCAACTCCGCGCAAGGCTCGTTCTACACCAGCGGTCCGCTCATTCACCGCATGCTGGGGCTTCAGCTCTGGGGGCGCGGGTTCGGCCGCGGCGAAGATGATTTTCTCAGCGGCATCACGGGAGCCCGCGAAGGCAATATCGGCGGACGGCTGACCTTCACCCCGACCGAGAACCACGACATCATGCTCGAAAGCGGCTTCACCCGCATCCGACGTGACGCTTCCAAATGGGGAACGCTCGAGAGCACCGCCAGCGACACCTACAATCACAACGACCGCAAGTATTGGTCGCTGACACACGAGGGACGCTGGGGGCCCACGACCTCAACCTTATCGATTATGCAGGAATGGGCGGAGCGCAGGAGCTACACGGAGAACCCGCGCACGCTCGCCTTCGACAAGAACCCGCGCTCGCCCGAGATCCGCAACACGATCGTCGACGGCAAGTTCACGACGCCGTTCGATTTTTTCGGGAGCCACACGCTCGTGACGGGCGGCCAATGGTCCAACGCCTCGCTCAACGACCAGAATCCGGGTCGGCGCACGCGCATCGACGAGACGTTCACGATCAACCAATGGGCTCTCTTCGCGGAGGACGAGTGGCGTCTGACCGGCACCTTCTCGCTGACGAACGGGCTGCGCATGGATCATCATGAGATTTATGGCGCCCATTACAGCCCTCGCAGCTACGCGGTGTGGCATGCCACCGAGAACCTCACCCTGAAGGGAGGCGTCTCGACCGGTTTCCGGGCTCCCGAAGTCCGCCAGATCGCGCCGGGCTACGCCTATACGACCGGCGGCGCAGGCTGCAGCTACGGGCCGAACGGGACTTGCGGGGTCATCCTGGCCGATCCCAATCTTCAGGCGGAGACGAGCACGAGCTACGAGATCGCCGCTCTCTGGGACAATCTCGACGGCTTCACCGCGAGCGCAACCTATTTCTACACGGATTTCCGGGACAAGATCAGCAACGCGCTGGTCCTGGACGATGCCGGCAACCCGGTGCGCTGGTCGGAGGATCCGAACTACCGCCTCTGGTACAACTACAACATCGACGATGCGATCATCCAGGGCGTCGAGCTGGCGGCGAGCTGGCGCGCCACGGAAGCGATCTCGATCCGCGGCAGCTACACCTTGACGGATTCCGAGCAGCGGACGGGCGACTTCGCGGGCTTCCCGCTCGCCCGCACGCCACGGCACATGGCCAATGCGCGCCTGGACTGGAATACGCCGATAGCCGGCCTGTCGACCTGGACCCAAGTGAACTACCACGGCGCGGAGATCGTGGGCGGCGCACGCATCGGCACGAACGGTACGCCTGTCATCATCAACGGCACTGCCGGTCGAAGGTACGATGCCTACGCCACGATGGATATGGGCCTGACCTACAACTTCACCGAGAAGCTTGCCATGAACGCCGCCATCTACAACGTCTTCGACAAGGAGATCGAACCCACCGACTACAACACGGTGGTGGAGGGACGGCGCCTCTGGATCGGCATGTCGGCGACCTTCTGA
- a CDS encoding glycosyl transferase family protein — protein MTSTTEETSLKLGHLRLLLALDALLMEGSVGRAAERMGMGTPAMSRILGQIRDVYGDPIFIRSSRRLIPTPFAESMRQRIRALAAEAEALLRRQETSPETIVIGPMDVSGDPVIEAAPLTTRPSILLEGEPLPETFARKLAALGKVEDARKRLAKHIATIGAGIGHSRPLTMSEAQDAFSIILEGKADPVQVGALLSVMHFRGETAAELAGFAQAARAHIGVMGQEATVHLDWPAYISPKSRRMPWFLQAALLLAQCGYRILLHGNDGSANTRGALVSAARAIGIPVCASPVAAVDAMADAGIAYVPIAALSSQIHRLLSLYSVLETRSPIHSLMPLVNPFAAPASMMGVVRPAYRDLHRDAGSILGYRNMTILGASRDAAEATPFRSSTLLRLVDGRAEDLFVPAQPEPKAYALTGMTSLEYWHGVWKGTVRDERAVAIITHTVAVALLTMSKSAESFEEHLRRAQELWRNRRRGSARGRRGEIEPWGSGSGSVADPG, from the coding sequence GTGACATCGACGACCGAAGAGACCTCCTTGAAACTCGGGCATCTCCGTCTGCTCCTGGCACTCGATGCTCTGCTGATGGAGGGAAGCGTCGGCCGAGCGGCCGAGCGGATGGGAATGGGCACGCCCGCCATGAGCAGGATCCTCGGACAGATCCGCGACGTCTATGGTGATCCGATCTTCATTCGCTCGTCGCGACGGCTCATTCCAACACCGTTCGCGGAATCCATGCGGCAGCGCATCCGTGCCCTGGCGGCCGAGGCGGAAGCGCTTCTGCGGCGGCAGGAGACGTCGCCCGAGACCATCGTCATCGGTCCTATGGACGTCTCAGGAGACCCTGTCATCGAGGCGGCGCCTTTGACGACGAGGCCGAGCATCCTGCTGGAGGGCGAGCCTCTTCCCGAGACCTTCGCGCGAAAACTCGCGGCGCTCGGGAAGGTCGAGGATGCTCGAAAGCGGCTTGCCAAGCACATTGCCACGATCGGAGCCGGCATCGGGCATAGTCGCCCCCTGACGATGAGCGAAGCGCAGGATGCCTTCTCCATCATTCTCGAAGGAAAAGCTGACCCGGTGCAGGTCGGGGCGCTGCTCTCCGTGATGCACTTCCGGGGAGAAACCGCAGCCGAACTCGCCGGGTTCGCTCAAGCAGCCCGGGCCCACATCGGTGTGATGGGCCAGGAGGCCACGGTCCATCTGGACTGGCCGGCTTACATTTCTCCGAAATCCAGAAGAATGCCCTGGTTTCTCCAGGCTGCCCTGCTGCTGGCGCAGTGCGGCTATCGGATCCTGCTGCATGGCAATGACGGCAGCGCCAACACCAGGGGCGCGCTCGTCTCGGCGGCGCGGGCCATCGGCATTCCCGTCTGCGCAAGCCCTGTCGCGGCTGTCGATGCAATGGCCGACGCCGGGATCGCCTATGTCCCGATTGCCGCCCTATCGTCGCAGATCCATCGTCTTCTGTCGCTCTACAGCGTGCTTGAGACGCGCTCCCCGATTCATTCCCTCATGCCGCTCGTCAATCCTTTCGCTGCCCCCGCGAGCATGATGGGCGTCGTTCGTCCCGCCTACCGTGACCTGCATCGCGATGCAGGATCGATCCTCGGATACCGGAACATGACCATTCTCGGGGCAAGCCGCGACGCCGCAGAGGCAACGCCCTTCCGCTCAAGCACGCTTCTGCGCCTCGTGGACGGCAGGGCCGAGGATCTCTTCGTTCCCGCGCAGCCGGAGCCGAAAGCCTATGCCCTGACGGGAATGACAAGTCTCGAATACTGGCACGGCGTATGGAAGGGCACCGTCCGGGACGAGCGTGCCGTTGCCATCATAACCCATACGGTTGCCGTCGCGCTTCTCACGATGAGCAAGAGTGCTGAATCCTTCGAGGAGCACCTGAGGAGGGCGCAGGAGCTCTGGCGCAATCGCCGAAGAGGATCCGCACGCGGGCGTCGAGGTGAAATCGAGCCCTGGGGATCCGGCAGCGGCTCCGTGGCAGACCCTGGGTGA
- a CDS encoding NAD(P)/FAD-dependent oxidoreductase produces the protein MTGYGDTYYARTLADDSQRPSLTGTIKADVAIVGGGLAGLTAALELARAGRSVVILEAERVGWGASGRNGGFVGPGYATSHANITRMVGGERAQALHRLSIEGVRIVEGNLDALGMTENKRIYGKMSVLRYDDPDGLSRQCEMLKKTFDYHVEVMQTDAVRAVLRSPKYFQALYDPASFHFHPLNYARSLAKAIEDLNGKIYEGSRVTGCDFDGAEKVVRTERGEVRARDVVLAGGGYTDDLVPRLRRSILPIATYVLLTESAPEKISDAVRTPMAIGDNRRAGDYYRVVDGGARLLWGGRITTRTTEPRRLAEMMQKTMASTYPQLEGVRVETAWSGLMAYARHLMPLIGKLQPGVWHVFGFGGRGMNTTAIGGRGIAGGIPGPSDRYRLYEPFSLAWNGGPFGVAAAQLTYWTYQALDLAKERRAARAA, from the coding sequence ATGACCGGTTATGGCGACACCTACTATGCCCGTACACTTGCGGATGATTCCCAACGGCCATCGCTCACCGGGACGATCAAGGCCGATGTCGCCATCGTCGGGGGCGGGCTCGCAGGCCTCACGGCGGCCCTCGAGCTCGCCCGGGCCGGTCGGTCGGTCGTGATCCTGGAGGCCGAACGGGTCGGCTGGGGAGCATCGGGGCGCAATGGAGGTTTCGTCGGTCCGGGCTACGCGACGAGCCACGCCAACATCACCCGCATGGTCGGCGGCGAGCGAGCCCAGGCCCTGCATCGCCTCTCGATCGAGGGCGTGCGGATCGTTGAAGGAAATCTCGATGCTCTCGGCATGACCGAGAACAAGCGCATCTATGGCAAGATGAGCGTGCTCCGGTACGACGATCCTGATGGTCTCTCGCGCCAGTGCGAGATGCTGAAGAAGACCTTCGATTACCACGTGGAGGTGATGCAGACCGATGCCGTGCGAGCCGTCCTTCGCTCTCCCAAGTATTTTCAGGCGCTCTACGACCCGGCATCCTTTCATTTCCACCCCCTCAACTATGCGCGATCCCTGGCGAAGGCGATCGAGGATCTGAACGGAAAAATCTACGAAGGCTCACGCGTGACCGGCTGTGACTTCGACGGCGCGGAGAAGGTCGTCAGGACGGAGCGCGGCGAGGTCAGGGCCCGCGACGTGGTGCTGGCGGGCGGCGGCTATACGGATGATCTGGTGCCCCGCCTTCGCCGCAGCATTCTGCCGATTGCAACCTATGTTCTTCTCACGGAATCGGCGCCTGAGAAAATTTCGGACGCGGTGCGGACGCCGATGGCGATCGGCGACAACCGCCGTGCAGGTGATTACTACCGCGTCGTCGACGGAGGGGCGCGGCTTCTCTGGGGCGGGCGGATCACGACGCGCACGACGGAGCCGCGTCGTCTCGCTGAAATGATGCAGAAGACGATGGCCTCCACCTATCCCCAGCTCGAAGGCGTACGCGTGGAGACGGCATGGTCGGGCCTCATGGCGTACGCCCGTCACCTGATGCCTCTCATCGGAAAGCTGCAGCCGGGCGTCTGGCACGTGTTCGGCTTCGGCGGACGCGGCATGAACACGACGGCCATCGGCGGGCGGGGGATCGCGGGAGGCATCCCCGGCCCGAGTGATCGCTACCGCCTCTACGAGCCCTTCAGTCTCGCGTGGAACGGGGGCCCGTTCGGGGTTGCCGCGGCGCAGCTCACGTATTGGACCTATCAGGCGCTGGACCTTGCAAAGGAGCGTCGGGCGGCGCGGGCCGCCTGA
- a CDS encoding sugar-binding transcriptional regulator, producing the protein MLNTDDNSLEARVAWLYFMEGMTQADIAEKLGMTRLRVNRMLVEARTSGLISITLNSRFATCVELEQALIREFGLKDAVIIPTPDDPDLVPVLLGQAAGEYLSNFLEANRVKGLGLGWGATLRETIRNMRPGRYPDLCVNSMMGGLTHGLELNTFETASSLANRLSAECQYLAAPIYAGSPASRDIILSQDVFREAFERISANDVAVLSIGDLSLRSLLIRYGLPRDVPTEELLALGAVGDILGQFYDAEGRVIDHPLNLRAIALPLSELSRIPTVILASGGRNKIPAIAAALKAHLASVVICDENTARAARDLVLAGDASQESPMGGRRSRP; encoded by the coding sequence ATGCTGAACACGGATGACAATTCTCTCGAGGCCCGGGTCGCGTGGCTCTATTTCATGGAGGGCATGACGCAGGCCGACATCGCGGAGAAGCTCGGCATGACGAGGCTCCGCGTGAACCGGATGCTCGTGGAGGCACGCACGAGCGGCCTGATCAGCATCACCCTCAATTCGCGCTTTGCCACCTGCGTCGAACTCGAACAGGCCCTCATCCGCGAGTTCGGTCTGAAGGATGCCGTGATCATCCCGACGCCGGATGATCCTGATCTCGTGCCGGTTCTGCTCGGGCAGGCGGCGGGAGAGTACCTGTCGAATTTTCTCGAAGCGAATCGCGTGAAGGGTCTCGGCCTGGGTTGGGGCGCGACCCTTCGCGAGACCATCCGCAATATGCGCCCGGGCCGCTACCCGGATTTATGCGTCAACTCGATGATGGGAGGGCTGACACACGGGCTGGAGCTCAACACCTTCGAGACGGCGAGCAGCCTTGCCAACCGGCTGAGCGCCGAGTGCCAGTATCTGGCTGCGCCCATTTACGCGGGAAGTCCCGCATCACGCGACATCATCCTGTCTCAGGACGTGTTTCGCGAGGCATTCGAGCGCATTTCGGCGAACGATGTCGCGGTTCTCAGCATCGGCGACCTGTCGCTCCGCTCCCTGCTGATCCGCTACGGCCTGCCGCGAGACGTGCCCACCGAGGAACTTCTGGCGCTCGGCGCCGTCGGCGACATACTCGGTCAGTTCTATGACGCAGAAGGCCGGGTTATCGACCACCCCCTGAACCTTCGCGCCATCGCGCTGCCGCTCAGTGAACTCTCGCGCATTCCAACGGTCATTCTCGCATCCGGCGGACGCAACAAGATTCCTGCCATCGCGGCAGCCCTGAAGGCCCACCTCGCCTCTGTGGTCATCTGCGACGAGAACACGGCTCGGGCTGCCCGTGATCTCGTTCTTGCTGGCGACGCATCCCAAGAATCACCGATGGGAGGACGCCGCAGCCGCCCATAG
- a CDS encoding sn-glycerol-1-phosphate dehydrogenase: MTGQAQVLNEAVRKATTTRQVFVSSSALAFLPDSVRAVGDRAPMIVADQNTMTAAGCDALAVLEQAGLPAIAPVILEAAPRVKPHAALARDIAEAIKGQGTIPVAVGSGVINDLTKYAAELAGVPYICVATAASMDGYAASGAALLDDGFKRTLDCAPPVGIVADLDVIARAPARMAGWGYGDLAGKIVAGVDWKLADLLGEESIKPEPFALVQDNVRGWLSQPGAIGRADPAALGDLVNGLLVSGFAMQAHGNSRPASGAEHLISHVWEMERLTYQGEPAAHGACVGIGTVAILALYEWFLAQDIDENVIMQARGVVSSPETIEAEIEAAFSDQHIADSARTEMSVKLERGPSRAKRLATLAADWPALREELRRYCISPDEMEAWLRAAGAAAHPGDLGVPLTQLAKEYRRARLIRRRFTILDLLEDLGWLDKGIAALMADGGFWGRRSKGQGIAISTP, encoded by the coding sequence ATGACAGGTCAGGCGCAGGTTCTCAACGAGGCGGTACGGAAGGCAACGACGACCCGTCAGGTGTTCGTCTCCTCCTCGGCGCTTGCCTTCCTGCCCGATTCCGTTCGCGCTGTGGGCGATCGCGCGCCGATGATCGTCGCCGATCAGAACACGATGACGGCCGCCGGTTGCGATGCGCTCGCGGTTCTCGAACAGGCCGGTCTTCCGGCCATCGCGCCGGTCATTCTGGAGGCAGCGCCGCGCGTGAAGCCCCATGCCGCCCTCGCGCGGGACATTGCCGAAGCCATCAAGGGGCAGGGGACGATTCCGGTCGCCGTCGGATCGGGCGTGATCAACGATCTCACGAAGTACGCGGCCGAACTCGCCGGTGTTCCTTACATATGCGTCGCGACGGCCGCCTCGATGGACGGCTATGCGGCCTCGGGCGCTGCCTTGCTCGATGACGGCTTCAAGCGCACGCTGGATTGCGCGCCACCCGTCGGCATCGTGGCCGATCTCGACGTGATCGCGCGCGCCCCGGCCCGCATGGCAGGCTGGGGCTATGGCGATCTCGCCGGAAAGATCGTCGCCGGCGTCGATTGGAAGCTGGCCGATCTGCTCGGCGAAGAGTCGATCAAACCCGAACCCTTCGCCCTCGTGCAGGACAATGTGCGCGGATGGTTGTCGCAGCCCGGCGCTATCGGCCGCGCGGATCCCGCCGCACTGGGCGACCTCGTGAACGGCCTGCTCGTATCGGGCTTCGCCATGCAGGCGCACGGCAATTCACGGCCGGCAAGCGGGGCCGAACATCTCATTTCCCACGTGTGGGAAATGGAGCGCCTGACCTACCAGGGCGAGCCCGCGGCGCATGGCGCCTGCGTGGGAATCGGGACCGTTGCAATTCTCGCCTTGTACGAGTGGTTCCTGGCGCAGGACATCGACGAGAACGTCATCATGCAGGCGCGTGGCGTCGTGTCCTCACCCGAGACGATCGAGGCGGAGATCGAAGCGGCGTTCTCGGATCAGCACATTGCCGACAGCGCGCGGACGGAGATGAGCGTCAAGCTGGAGCGAGGGCCGAGCCGGGCAAAACGCCTTGCGACGCTCGCCGCGGATTGGCCCGCTCTGCGCGAGGAACTGCGCCGGTACTGCATTTCTCCCGACGAAATGGAAGCCTGGCTTCGCGCGGCCGGAGCCGCAGCGCATCCTGGCGACCTCGGGGTGCCTCTGACGCAACTGGCGAAGGAATATCGGCGCGCGCGGCTGATCCGCCGGCGCTTCACCATCTTGGATCTTCTCGAGGATCTGGGGTGGCTCGACAAGGGAATTGCCGCACTCATGGCCGATGGAGGCTTTTGGGGAAGGCGTTCGAAAGGGCAGGGGATCGCTATCTCGACGCCCTGA